CCTGAACCGCAAAATCTCAAATCAGCAATTGCCGGTACTACATTTCGGATTTCGGATTTCGAATTTACCGGCTCAAACGACGAACTCCAGACCCCGAATCCAACTCCGGAACCTCAGTCCTCTATTCTCTGTCGGCGGGACTTAGTGCTTTTGCCGACACTCGTGAAAATTGCAAGCAAAGCATTAGATTCCTGAAGGAGCCACTGTCGGTCTTCAGGACCGCCGATCTTCACATCCTCGAAAAGTTCAAGCCAGTACTGCGTCTCGGCC
This portion of the Candidatus Methylomirabilota bacterium genome encodes:
- a CDS encoding four helix bundle protein, which encodes ETLGIQLLRSGTSVGANYREANRAQSRSDFIHKIALVEKEAAETQYWLELFEDVKIGGPEDRQWLLQESNALLAIFTSVGKSTKSRRQRIED